In Clostridium sp., one DNA window encodes the following:
- a CDS encoding PTS galactitol transporter subunit IIC gives MGTVIQFANTIFKPLISLGAAPMMFIVLSILAILMRVKVSKAIEGGLKLAIALTAIGQIISLLTTNFSEALKAFVESTGINLSITDLGWAPVATITWGSMYTLFFLFVLVIVNAVMLVLNKTNTLDVDIFDIWHPAFCGILLMFYSKNLFIATVFVVFLGILKIINSDLMKPTFNDLLNMPDSNPTTTTHLNYMMNPIIMVFDKLIDKFLPFLDKYDFDAAQLNNKIGFWGSKFAIGAYLGIFVGVLGHQSMIKIFTLAFIGASCLELFSIIGSWFIAAVEPLSQGITNFLSKRLSGRKFNIGIDWPFVAGRAEIWAVANILAPILLVVSLFLPGNKILPLGGIIAMGITPALLIVTRGKMIRMIIIGILEIPIFLWAGTVMAPCVTDLAKQVGAFPHGLAASTLISHSTCEGPVEKFLSILIGKFFGTGDITFGLYAVFGLAVYLLLFIWYAKQMKKRNMEYEKAKM, from the coding sequence ATGGGAACTGTTATTCAATTTGCCAACACTATTTTTAAGCCCTTGATAAGTCTAGGGGCAGCACCGATGATGTTCATAGTTCTTTCGATACTGGCAATTTTAATGCGTGTAAAAGTTAGCAAGGCAATTGAGGGTGGACTTAAACTTGCAATTGCACTGACAGCAATAGGACAAATAATTTCTTTGCTGACAACAAATTTTTCTGAAGCATTGAAAGCTTTTGTTGAATCTACGGGTATAAATCTATCAATAACTGATTTGGGATGGGCACCGGTAGCTACCATAACATGGGGTTCAATGTATACGTTGTTTTTCTTGTTTGTACTTGTAATTGTCAATGCTGTAATGCTTGTGCTAAATAAAACAAATACATTAGATGTTGATATATTTGATATATGGCATCCAGCATTTTGCGGAATACTTCTAATGTTCTATTCAAAAAATCTTTTTATCGCAACGGTATTTGTTGTGTTTCTCGGAATCTTGAAGATAATAAACTCGGATCTGATGAAACCGACATTCAATGACCTTTTAAACATGCCGGATAGTAACCCTACAACCACTACTCATTTAAATTATATGATGAACCCTATAATTATGGTTTTTGATAAGTTGATAGATAAGTTTTTACCTTTTCTTGATAAATATGATTTTGACGCAGCGCAATTAAATAACAAAATAGGATTTTGGGGAAGTAAATTTGCAATAGGAGCCTACCTTGGTATATTCGTAGGTGTACTGGGGCATCAAAGCATGATAAAGATATTTACACTGGCATTTATAGGTGCTTCGTGTCTGGAACTTTTTTCCATAATAGGTTCCTGGTTTATAGCAGCAGTTGAGCCATTGTCGCAAGGTATAACTAATTTTCTAAGTAAAAGATTATCAGGAAGAAAATTTAATATAGGTATTGACTGGCCGTTTGTAGCTGGTAGAGCTGAAATATGGGCGGTAGCAAATATATTGGCACCTATACTTCTAGTGGTTTCACTGTTTTTACCTGGAAATAAAATTTTACCTCTCGGTGGTATTATAGCAATGGGGATAACACCGGCACTTTTAATAGTTACCCGCGGCAAAATGATAAGAATGATAATAATAGGCATACTGGAAATACCAATATTTTTATGGGCAGGTACAGTCATGGCGCCTTGTGTTACGGATTTGGCAAAACAGGTTGGAGCCTTTCCGCATGGACTGGCAGCATCAACCTTGATATCACATTCAACATGTGAGGGACCTGTAGAAAAGTTTCTATCGATACTTATTGGTAAATTTTTTGGAACGGGGGATATTACTTTTGGGTTGTATGCCGTATTTGGTCTTGCAGTATATTTACTGCTGTTCATATGGTATGCAAAACAGATGAAAAAGCGTAATATGGAGTATGAAAAGGCAAAAATGTAA
- a CDS encoding PTS sugar transporter subunit IIB → MIKILAACGAGVNSSHQIKDAIEQEMKSRGYQVCADAVMVKDITEELISRYDIFTPITKVDVGFEIKIPVVEAGPILYRIPAMAQPVFDELENVIKKTGKK, encoded by the coding sequence ATGATAAAAATTTTAGCAGCTTGTGGTGCAGGGGTAAATTCTAGTCATCAAATTAAAGATGCAATAGAACAGGAGATGAAAAGCAGGGGATATCAAGTTTGTGCTGATGCAGTTATGGTAAAGGACATAACTGAAGAATTGATTTCAAGGTATGATATATTTACACCCATAACGAAAGTTGATGTGGGATTTGAAATTAAAATACCAGTTGTTGAGGCAGGACCTATATTGTATCGTATACCTGCTATGGCTCAGCCGGTGTTCGATGAACTGGAAAATGTAATAAAAAAAACAGGGAAGAAATGA
- a CDS encoding PTS sugar transporter subunit IIA → MINNIAHLFKEDLIFIEEAKSSDQILKKIGQELIKKELVKDNFVDGIIEREKNYPTGIDLSMIEGQKYNVAIPHTEREYCRSKCIVFVKAKHDITFKNMISPDEKLKVRYLFIIINDENDAQTNILASIMDFITQKCNMDKLDEIDDEGEIYQFIAGKKDNK, encoded by the coding sequence ATGATTAATAACATAGCTCATTTGTTCAAAGAAGATTTGATTTTCATAGAGGAAGCTAAAAGTAGTGACCAAATTTTGAAAAAAATTGGACAAGAACTGATAAAAAAAGAACTTGTAAAAGATAATTTTGTAGATGGAATTATAGAAAGAGAAAAAAACTATCCCACCGGAATAGATCTAAGTATGATAGAAGGACAAAAATATAATGTTGCAATACCACATACTGAGAGGGAATATTGCAGGAGCAAATGTATTGTTTTTGTAAAGGCTAAACATGATATAACTTTTAAAAATATGATTTCTCCAGATGAGAAATTAAAGGTAAGGTACTTGTTTATTATTATAAATGATGAAAACGATGCTCAAACAAATATATTAGCAAGTATCATGGACTTTATAACTCAAAAATGTAATATGGATAAACTGGATGAAATTGATGATGAAGGAGAAATATATCAATTTATTGCTGGTAAAAAAGACAATAAATAA